The DNA sequence CATGTCCACGCTGCTGCGCCCCGAGGAGGGGCGCGTCGAGGTGGCGGGCTTCGACGTGCGGACCCGGCCCGACGAGGTGCGCTCGCGGATCGGGCTGCTCGGCCAGCACGCCGCTGTCGACGAGGAGCTCAGCGGCCGCCAGAACCTGGAGATGTTCGGCCGCCTCTACCATCTCGGCTCCCGCCGTGCGGGCGCCCGGGCTGATGAGCTCCTGGCCCGGTTCGGGCTCGCGGACACCGGCAAGAAGGCGGTCAAGCAGTACAGCGGCGGCATGCGGCGGCGGCTCGACCTCGCGGCCTCCCTCATTTTGCGGCCTCAAGTGCTCTTCCTGGACGAGCCCACGACCGGGCTCGACCCCCGCGGTCGCACGGAGGTGTGGAACGCGGTGCGTTCCCTGGTCGACGGCGGCACGACCGTCCTGCTGACCACGCAGTACCTGGAGGAAGCCGACCAACTGGCCGACAAGATCGCGGTGATCAACCACGGGAAGGTCATTGCCGAGGGAACGGCCGACGAGCTGAAGACCAAGACGGGCGGCGACCGCATCGACGTGGTCCTGCACGACACGGCCCAACTGGCCCGAGCGGCCTCAATCCTGCCCGGTGACGTGGTGGTGGACGAGGACCGGCGGATGGTCAGCGCCTCGGTCACCGACCGGATGGCGGCCCTGACCGAGACCGTGCGGGCACTGGAAGTGGCGGGCATCGAGGCGGAGGACATCGCCGTACGCCGGCCGACGCTCGACGAGGTCTTCATGCACCTGACGAGGGAGGAGGCCGTATGAGTGCGACGCACGGTGTGAGCGCGGAGCACGGCACGGGTTCGAAGCTGGGCTGGGCGGCCGTCGACTCCTGGACGATGACCCGGCGCGAGCTGGCCCACTGGGCGCGACAGCCCGTGCAGGTGGTCGTCGGGCTGGTCTTCCCGGTGATGATGCTGCTGATGTTCAGCTACCTGATCGGCGGCGGACGGGGCATCGAGGGCGACTTCACGGCCTACCTGGTCCCCGGCATGCTCACCATGACCATGGCCTTCGGCCTCGAGGCGACGATGCTCTCGGTCACCCAGGACCTCGGCAAGGGGGTCATCGACCGGTTCCGCTCGATGCCGATGAACTCCGGCGCGGTCCTGGTCGGCCGGAGCGTCGCCGACATGCTGCAGTCGGCGGTCGGCCTGACCGTCATGATCACGGTCGGATATGCGATCGGCTGGCGCTGGCACGAGGGCCTCGCCGCCTTCCTGGGCGCCGTAGGACTGCTGTTGCTGCTGCGGTTCGCGATGCTGTGGATCGGCATCCACCTGGCGATGGTCGCGGGCAAGCCGGAACTGGTGCAGGCCGTGCAGATCCTCGTCTGGCCGGTCAGCTTCCTCTCCAACGTCATCGCCTCGCCCGAATCGATGCCCTCCTGGCTGGGCGTGATCGTGGAGTGGAACCCGATGTCCGCGAC is a window from the Streptomyces sp. NBC_01244 genome containing:
- a CDS encoding ATP-binding cassette domain-containing protein, with amino-acid sequence MSDHELSIVVEGLRKKYGDKQALDGLDLTVRAGTVQGILGPNGAGKTTAVRIMSTLLRPEEGRVEVAGFDVRTRPDEVRSRIGLLGQHAAVDEELSGRQNLEMFGRLYHLGSRRAGARADELLARFGLADTGKKAVKQYSGGMRRRLDLAASLILRPQVLFLDEPTTGLDPRGRTEVWNAVRSLVDGGTTVLLTTQYLEEADQLADKIAVINHGKVIAEGTADELKTKTGGDRIDVVLHDTAQLARAASILPGDVVVDEDRRMVSASVTDRMAALTETVRALEVAGIEAEDIAVRRPTLDEVFMHLTREEAV
- a CDS encoding ABC transporter permease, which encodes MSATHGVSAEHGTGSKLGWAAVDSWTMTRRELAHWARQPVQVVVGLVFPVMMLLMFSYLIGGGRGIEGDFTAYLVPGMLTMTMAFGLEATMLSVTQDLGKGVIDRFRSMPMNSGAVLVGRSVADMLQSAVGLTVMITVGYAIGWRWHEGLAAFLGAVGLLLLLRFAMLWIGIHLAMVAGKPELVQAVQILVWPVSFLSNVIASPESMPSWLGVIVEWNPMSATATAVRGLFGNPGAAGDSWAATHAELLAVAWPVALIAVFFPLAVKRFRDLSR